From Rhodothermales bacterium, a single genomic window includes:
- a CDS encoding DUF3857 domain-containing protein: MQQMDWRIVRVAFFGGALLAVLAPCFVAAQQLPDEISASFPAALLSPALADLDAGAVVRADIRRFEVKNHGEAVYQVRRVVTILDARGRNEGQLIVEYDRLRMLRNLDGQIRDAGGKVIRKLKKSDTNDYSAISSYSLYDDNRMRVAELYHDVYPYTVEFMYELDFDGLIGWPAWYPLASGWPVEFTRYEVAAPADMAVRHVAEAPVGEPAVRSDGRVTTYTWTITAIDLLEAYVRAVITGDAASAGGEAVLQVASDRFQIERSEGDMSTWEGFGAWYAALSRGRDTLPAELAAEVARRTAGVEDPMEKARRIYTYHQESTRYVSVQLGIGGWQPFDAEYVYRNQYGDCKALTNYLGAMLRSAGLDAAPALIRNGRSAPDLRADFPSNQFNHVVVMLRVGADSLWLEATDATAPFGHIGAGNEDRFALLVGAEEGALVRTPRSPASANTRLRVGAVEVDATGNARVDVVTRYAGHQQQNVRYALARAPHRDRMDWLRRAIELPTFDIEQVDFSSVDRREDTLALPMTLALPRYASRTGTRLFVQPNLFERSVSVPPEHFGSNRPYLLSYAFLDVDSLRFRWPAGYAVETIPEPVDLDSSVGRYTISIEVESDGTLVYTRRLEIPDRRIPVDQYDAYRTFIDQVERNDRGMIVLVKQGS, from the coding sequence GGCCGACCTCGACGCCGGCGCTGTCGTCCGCGCGGACATACGGCGATTCGAGGTAAAAAACCACGGCGAGGCCGTGTACCAGGTACGACGAGTGGTGACGATCCTGGATGCTCGGGGGAGGAATGAAGGGCAACTGATCGTGGAGTACGACCGGCTCCGGATGTTGCGCAACCTGGATGGCCAGATCCGCGACGCCGGCGGCAAGGTGATCCGGAAGCTGAAAAAAAGCGACACCAACGATTACAGCGCCATCTCCTCCTACTCGCTCTACGACGACAACCGGATGCGCGTGGCCGAGCTGTACCACGACGTCTACCCCTATACCGTCGAGTTTATGTACGAACTCGACTTCGACGGACTCATCGGCTGGCCGGCGTGGTACCCCCTGGCGAGCGGGTGGCCCGTGGAGTTCACCCGGTATGAGGTGGCCGCTCCGGCCGACATGGCCGTGCGCCACGTCGCCGAAGCGCCGGTCGGCGAGCCGGCCGTTCGGTCCGATGGGCGCGTCACGACCTACACCTGGACGATCACAGCCATCGATCTGCTCGAAGCCTATGTCCGGGCCGTCATCACGGGCGACGCCGCGTCCGCCGGTGGTGAGGCCGTACTGCAGGTGGCTTCCGACCGGTTTCAGATTGAACGCTCCGAAGGGGATATGAGCACGTGGGAGGGATTCGGGGCGTGGTATGCCGCTTTGTCGCGGGGGCGCGACACCCTGCCGGCCGAGCTGGCGGCCGAAGTGGCCCGCCGGACCGCCGGCGTGGAGGATCCGATGGAGAAAGCGCGGCGCATCTACACGTACCATCAGGAGTCCACCCGCTACGTCAGCGTCCAGCTGGGGATCGGCGGCTGGCAGCCGTTTGATGCGGAATATGTCTACCGGAACCAGTATGGCGACTGTAAGGCGCTGACCAACTACCTCGGCGCGATGCTCCGCTCGGCCGGCCTGGATGCCGCGCCGGCGCTCATCCGCAACGGGCGCTCGGCCCCCGATCTTCGGGCAGATTTCCCCAGCAACCAGTTCAACCACGTCGTGGTGATGCTGCGGGTCGGGGCCGATTCGCTCTGGCTGGAGGCCACGGATGCGACGGCGCCCTTCGGGCACATCGGCGCCGGCAACGAGGACCGCTTTGCGCTCCTTGTCGGCGCGGAAGAGGGGGCGCTGGTTCGGACGCCGCGGAGCCCGGCGTCGGCGAACACCCGGCTTCGGGTCGGGGCCGTCGAGGTGGACGCGACCGGCAATGCCCGGGTCGATGTCGTCACGCGGTACGCCGGCCACCAGCAGCAGAACGTCCGCTACGCCCTTGCCCGCGCGCCTCACCGCGATCGGATGGACTGGCTGCGCCGCGCCATCGAACTGCCGACCTTTGACATTGAGCAGGTGGACTTCTCCAGCGTCGATCGACGGGAGGACACGCTCGCGTTGCCCATGACCCTCGCGTTGCCCCGCTACGCCTCGCGGACGGGAACGCGGCTGTTCGTCCAACCGAATCTCTTCGAACGCTCCGTCAGCGTCCCACCCGAACATTTCGGCTCCAACCGGCCGTATCTCCTGTCCTACGCCTTTCTGGATGTGGATAGCCTGCGTTTCCGGTGGCCGGCCGGCTATGCCGTGGAGACCATCCCGGAGCCCGTGGATCTCGATTCCTCCGTTGGTCGCTACACGATATCGATCGAGGTGGAAAGCGACGGAACGCTGGTGTACACCCGCCGGCTCGAAATCCCCGATCGCCGCATCCCGGTGGATCAGTACGATGCCTACCGAACCTTTATCGACCAGGTCGAACGCAACGACCGCGGCATGATCGTGCTGGTGAAACAGGGGTCGTGA
- a CDS encoding amino acid racemase: MAESTSPPMIGIIGGMGPYAGLDLVRKVFDETAASTDQEHLPLALLSVPGEIVDRTAYVLGAVDANPAFAIARIALMLEQAGATVAAVPCNSAHAPVIFDVIRSRLAEAGSRLRLLHMIEETAVHLATLPHPPVRVGVLSTTSVFRLGLYRDALVRVGIEVILPSAEMQERVVHAAVYDPRYGVKASVNPVSERAREDLADAVAALATRGAEAVILGCTEMPLALPGSNAAGIPLIDPTRLLARALIRATYPGRLRGSMVN; encoded by the coding sequence ATGGCTGAATCGACCTCCCCGCCGATGATCGGCATCATTGGCGGGATGGGCCCGTACGCCGGCCTCGATCTCGTGCGCAAGGTGTTCGACGAAACGGCGGCGAGCACCGACCAGGAGCACCTCCCGCTCGCCCTGCTTTCCGTTCCCGGCGAAATCGTCGATCGAACAGCCTATGTGCTCGGCGCCGTCGACGCGAACCCGGCATTCGCCATCGCGCGAATCGCGCTGATGCTGGAGCAAGCCGGAGCCACCGTCGCCGCCGTCCCATGCAACTCGGCCCACGCGCCGGTTATCTTCGATGTCATCCGGAGCCGGTTGGCGGAGGCCGGCAGCCGGCTCAGGCTTCTCCACATGATTGAGGAGACGGCCGTGCACCTGGCCACGCTCCCACATCCTCCCGTCCGTGTCGGCGTGCTTTCCACGACCTCGGTGTTCCGGCTCGGCCTCTACCGCGACGCGCTTGTGCGCGTGGGCATCGAGGTCATATTACCTTCCGCCGAGATGCAGGAGCGCGTGGTCCATGCCGCCGTCTACGACCCGCGGTACGGCGTCAAGGCCAGCGTCAACCCCGTAAGCGAGCGGGCCCGGGAGGACCTGGCCGACGCCGTCGCCGCCCTTGCGACGCGGGGCGCGGAGGCGGTCATTCTGGGTTGCACGGAAATGCCCCTTGCCCTCCCCGGCTCGAACGCCGCCGGGATCCCGCTCATCGACCCCACCCGGCTTCTGGCCCGGGCGCTCATCCGCGCCACCTATCCCGGGCGGCTGCGCGGATCAATGGTTAATTAA
- a CDS encoding Gfo/Idh/MocA family oxidoreductase — protein MPHTRRAFLKKAAATSVLAGGLAPALAGRAEILSMPVHPRLSPNDTVRIATIGMGIIGFIDTDTALRVPGVELVAAADLYEGRRIHVKEKYGDHVDTYVDYREILARTDIDAVLICTPDHWHVPMAKDALRAGKAVYCEKPMVHRVEEGHDLIKVQQETGKVFQVGSQYASSILYARAHELYREGAIGTLNMIEAITNRNSALGAWQYSIPTDASEQTVDWDRFLGSAPKRPFDATRFFRWRNYWDYGTATAGDLYVHLFTGIHRTLDAIGPTDVVAQGGLRFWKDGRDVPDVLLSLFTYPETEQHPGFNMSLQTNFVDGQGGGFHFKFIGDEGVMTVGGSSVTVERNGRWEPSIDEIITGYNSAFTFSLAEQKRLADHLRKNYVAPIAPAMTGRMEYQAPDGYDDRFDHFTYFFDSIRNGRPVYEDATFGFRAAAPTLLANMSYVDKRPYTWDPSAMKIAG, from the coding sequence ATGCCGCACACCAGACGCGCATTCTTGAAGAAAGCCGCTGCCACCTCGGTGCTCGCCGGCGGCCTCGCTCCGGCCCTCGCGGGCAGGGCCGAAATCCTCTCCATGCCGGTCCATCCTCGCCTATCCCCTAACGACACCGTGCGTATCGCCACGATCGGGATGGGCATCATCGGCTTTATCGACACGGACACGGCGCTCCGCGTCCCCGGCGTGGAACTTGTCGCCGCGGCCGACCTCTACGAAGGCCGGCGGATCCACGTCAAGGAGAAATACGGAGATCATGTCGACACCTACGTCGATTACCGCGAAATCCTCGCCCGGACGGACATCGACGCGGTGCTCATCTGCACCCCGGATCACTGGCATGTGCCGATGGCCAAAGATGCCCTCCGCGCCGGCAAAGCGGTATACTGCGAAAAACCGATGGTGCACCGCGTCGAAGAAGGGCACGACCTCATCAAGGTCCAGCAAGAAACCGGTAAGGTCTTCCAGGTGGGCAGCCAGTACGCCAGCTCCATCCTCTACGCCCGGGCCCACGAGCTGTATAGAGAAGGCGCCATCGGCACGCTGAACATGATCGAGGCGATCACCAACCGCAACTCGGCCCTCGGCGCCTGGCAGTACTCGATCCCGACGGACGCCAGCGAGCAGACGGTGGACTGGGACCGGTTCCTCGGCAGCGCGCCGAAACGTCCCTTCGACGCCACGCGATTCTTCCGTTGGCGGAACTACTGGGATTACGGCACCGCCACCGCCGGCGACCTCTACGTCCACCTCTTTACAGGGATCCACCGCACCTTGGACGCCATCGGGCCCACCGACGTCGTGGCCCAGGGCGGCCTCCGGTTCTGGAAGGACGGCCGCGATGTGCCGGACGTGCTCCTGAGCCTCTTCACCTACCCCGAAACCGAGCAACACCCGGGCTTCAACATGTCCCTCCAGACGAACTTCGTGGACGGCCAGGGCGGCGGCTTCCACTTCAAGTTTATCGGGGACGAAGGAGTGATGACGGTCGGCGGCTCAAGCGTGACGGTGGAGCGCAACGGCCGATGGGAGCCCTCGATTGACGAAATCATCACCGGCTACAACTCGGCCTTCACCTTCTCGCTGGCCGAACAGAAACGTCTCGCCGATCACCTTCGCAAGAACTACGTGGCACCCATCGCCCCGGCGATGACGGGCCGGATGGAGTATCAGGCTCCGGATGGTTACGACGATCGGTTCGACCATTTTACGTACTTCTTCGACTCCATCCGCAACGGCCGCCCCGTTTACGAAGACGCCACCTTCGGCTTCCGCGCCGCCGCGCCAACGCTGCTCGCCAACATGAGCTACGTCGATAAACGGCCGTATACGTGGGACCCGTCCGCGATGAAAATCGCCGGCTAA
- a CDS encoding ribose-phosphate pyrophosphokinase produces the protein MLTSFRGHPITLFAGRSNPMLAERIAESYGQNLGNLIIKEFSDGEIYCRYDESIRGTDIFIIQSTCPPGENWLELLLLIDAAKRASAARVTAVIPYFGYARQERKDQPRVSIAAKLMANMLTVAGVDRILTMDLHAPQIQGFFDLPVDHLYGSAVFTDYFQTLNLTNLVVVAPDIGALKMARAYAKRLGADLAVIDKRRPRQNEAEAMNIIGEVGGKNVLIMDDIVDTAGTLVSAAMALRQAGALEIVAACTHPLLSGPAYERIESSELTRLVVTDSIPLRRPSPRIEVVSVAAIFADAIRRIYTDESVSTLFLP, from the coding sequence ATGCTTACATCGTTCAGGGGCCACCCCATCACGCTTTTTGCGGGTCGCTCCAATCCCATGCTGGCCGAGCGGATCGCGGAGTCGTACGGTCAGAACCTGGGGAATCTGATCATCAAGGAGTTTTCCGACGGCGAAATCTATTGCCGATACGACGAATCGATTCGTGGAACGGACATCTTCATCATCCAGAGCACGTGCCCGCCGGGCGAGAACTGGCTCGAGTTGCTGCTCCTTATCGATGCGGCGAAGCGAGCGTCCGCGGCCCGGGTGACGGCGGTGATCCCTTACTTCGGGTATGCGCGGCAGGAGCGGAAGGACCAGCCGCGGGTGTCGATCGCGGCGAAGCTGATGGCGAACATGCTGACGGTCGCCGGCGTGGATCGTATCCTCACGATGGATCTGCATGCCCCGCAAATTCAGGGATTTTTCGACTTGCCCGTGGATCATTTGTACGGGTCTGCTGTTTTTACGGACTATTTTCAGACACTGAATCTGACCAACCTGGTCGTCGTCGCGCCGGATATCGGCGCCCTCAAGATGGCCCGCGCGTACGCCAAGCGGCTCGGGGCGGATCTTGCGGTGATTGACAAGCGCCGACCCCGCCAGAATGAAGCGGAGGCGATGAATATCATCGGCGAGGTGGGAGGGAAGAACGTGCTGATCATGGACGACATCGTCGACACGGCCGGTACGCTGGTTAGTGCCGCGATGGCGCTGCGCCAGGCTGGCGCGCTCGAAATCGTGGCGGCCTGTACGCACCCGTTGCTGTCGGGGCCGGCCTACGAGCGCATCGAGTCGTCCGAGTTGACCCGGCTCGTCGTGACGGATTCGATTCCGTTGCGCCGGCCGTCGCCGCGGATCGAGGTGGTCAGCGTTGCTGCCATCTTCGCGGACGCCATCCGGCGTATTTACACGGATGAGTCGGTCTCAACGCTATTTCTACCATAA
- a CDS encoding 50S ribosomal protein L25, producing the protein MEFRTIEASPRGVGKKAARQTRLAGNVPCVLYGHKTEPQAFSMPAFGLFQLIRTEETHLVKIDMDGSSWECILKEIIYHPVSDEPIHADFQVLQRGVKITVNVPIRYIGTPKGQMEGGVTQHVLNELEVSCLPKDIPGHIDVDVTELGVGQSIHIRDLDVPNLEFGGVPNQTIVSILAPRVATEAVDGAAAATPTPAKEAI; encoded by the coding sequence ATGGAATTCAGAACGATCGAAGCCTCGCCACGCGGGGTAGGTAAAAAAGCCGCCCGGCAAACCCGGCTCGCAGGCAACGTCCCCTGTGTCTTGTACGGCCACAAGACGGAGCCCCAGGCCTTCAGCATGCCGGCCTTTGGCCTCTTTCAGCTCATCCGCACCGAGGAAACGCACCTCGTGAAGATCGATATGGACGGCTCGAGCTGGGAGTGTATCCTGAAGGAGATCATTTACCACCCGGTGTCTGACGAGCCGATCCATGCTGATTTTCAGGTGCTGCAGCGCGGCGTGAAGATCACCGTGAACGTGCCAATTCGTTATATCGGGACGCCGAAGGGCCAGATGGAGGGCGGCGTGACCCAGCACGTGCTCAACGAGCTCGAGGTGAGTTGCCTCCCGAAGGACATTCCGGGCCACATCGATGTCGATGTGACGGAGCTCGGCGTCGGCCAGTCGATCCACATTCGGGATCTGGACGTGCCCAACCTGGAGTTCGGCGGAGTGCCCAATCAGACGATCGTCTCGATTCTCGCACCCCGAGTGGCCACGGAGGCCGTCGACGGCGCCGCGGCGGCGACCCCGACCCCTGCCAAGGAGGCCATATAA
- the pth gene encoding aminoacyl-tRNA hydrolase: MARSKRLIVGLGNPGAEYADTRHNVGFMVVDALAASTKIVLSMEAGPTLVGWTSLRGFSVGFAKPLTYMNRCGGAIKGLLRRHQLSPADMLVVVDDIHLSVGAVRIRQQGSAGGHNGVQDIIDSLQTNAFPRIRIGIGNDFPPGRQADYVLEPFDTSQAAAIETALGAAHDAARVFVTEGITVAMNRFNTRSAAD, translated from the coding sequence ATGGCACGCTCGAAACGCCTCATCGTCGGGCTCGGTAACCCGGGCGCCGAATATGCAGATACCCGGCACAACGTGGGGTTTATGGTCGTCGACGCGCTAGCCGCGTCTACGAAGATCGTCTTATCGATGGAGGCTGGTCCGACCCTGGTGGGCTGGACCAGCCTTCGTGGCTTTTCCGTAGGGTTCGCCAAACCCCTGACGTATATGAATCGGTGTGGCGGAGCCATCAAAGGGCTGCTGCGCCGCCATCAACTCTCGCCGGCCGACATGCTCGTCGTTGTGGACGACATCCATCTGAGCGTCGGCGCCGTCAGAATCCGCCAACAAGGTAGTGCGGGAGGACACAATGGGGTGCAAGACATCATTGATAGCCTCCAGACGAATGCGTTTCCCAGAATACGTATTGGGATAGGAAACGATTTTCCTCCGGGCCGGCAAGCCGATTATGTACTGGAGCCCTTCGATACAAGCCAAGCCGCTGCGATCGAGACGGCGCTCGGCGCAGCGCACGACGCGGCTCGCGTATTTGTTACCGAAGGCATCACCGTCGCCATGAATCGGTTTAACACCCGTTCCGCCGCGGATTGA
- a CDS encoding sodium-translocating pyrophosphatase — MDTSLLTYLIPLSGVLALFYAYLKSRWVSRQDPGTAAMQEIAAAIAEGARAFLRREYRVLGLFVVVVGILLALANSGNSNSSWLVAVSFALGAVCSGAAGFFGMSVATKANVRTTQAARTGLAPALNVAFSGGLVMGLSVVGLGLFGLGTLFIVYDTFTDWNTIKIINVVTGFSLGASSIALFARVGGGIYTKAADVGADLAGKVYEGIPEDDPRNPATIADNVGDNVGDVAGMGADLFESYVGSIIGTMVLGAGAAFVSGLQAEGGSAVGAVMLPLALAAVGIVVSIIGSLFVRVKEGGNPQQGLNMGEFGAAGVMAIASYFVIQAFLPESWSVAGITYTATGVFMAVAIGLAAGVLIGLVTEYYTATTTSPVRGIARQSLTGAATNIIAGLGVGMYSTGIPALLLAAAIIGADYFAGLYGIAIAALGMLSVTGIQLAVDAYGPISDNAGGIAEMAHLPHEVRERTDKLDAVGNTTAAIGKGFAIGSAALTALALFAAFMQQAGISTIDVSRPVILAGLLIGAMLPYVFSAMAMGAVGRAAGDMINEVGRQFREIAGLREGTAKADYARCVDISTKAAIREMIAPGILAVAVPVIVGFIDKNMLGGLLAGVTVSGVLLAIFQSNAGGAWDNAKKLIESKVTFDGVTYGKGSDVHKAAVTGDTVGDPLKDTSGPSLNILIKLIAVVSLVIAPLL; from the coding sequence ATGGATACATCCCTTCTTACCTATCTGATACCGTTGTCGGGTGTCCTGGCGTTGTTCTACGCCTATTTGAAATCGAGGTGGGTCAGCCGGCAAGATCCGGGTACGGCCGCCATGCAGGAAATCGCGGCGGCCATCGCGGAGGGTGCGCGCGCGTTTCTACGACGCGAATACCGGGTGCTAGGCCTCTTCGTGGTTGTTGTGGGCATCCTGCTAGCGTTAGCGAACAGCGGAAATTCCAACTCCTCGTGGCTGGTGGCCGTCTCCTTCGCACTCGGCGCGGTATGCTCGGGAGCGGCAGGCTTCTTCGGCATGTCGGTCGCTACAAAGGCGAACGTCCGCACGACGCAAGCCGCTCGCACCGGACTGGCTCCGGCGCTGAACGTCGCGTTTTCGGGAGGGCTCGTGATGGGCCTTTCGGTAGTCGGTCTCGGGCTGTTCGGCCTTGGTACGTTGTTTATCGTCTACGATACATTCACGGACTGGAACACGATCAAGATCATCAATGTCGTGACCGGCTTCTCGCTGGGCGCGTCTTCGATCGCGCTCTTCGCCCGCGTGGGTGGGGGTATCTACACCAAGGCGGCTGACGTCGGGGCCGACCTTGCCGGTAAAGTATACGAAGGCATTCCGGAGGACGACCCCCGCAACCCGGCTACCATCGCGGACAACGTGGGCGACAACGTAGGCGACGTCGCCGGCATGGGGGCGGACCTGTTTGAAAGTTATGTCGGCTCGATCATAGGCACCATGGTGCTGGGCGCCGGGGCGGCGTTTGTCTCGGGGCTTCAGGCGGAAGGGGGATCGGCGGTGGGCGCTGTGATGCTCCCGCTGGCGCTGGCCGCCGTAGGGATCGTCGTGTCGATCATTGGTTCCTTATTCGTACGCGTCAAGGAGGGTGGTAATCCGCAACAGGGTTTAAATATGGGCGAGTTTGGCGCCGCGGGCGTTATGGCCATCGCGTCTTACTTCGTCATCCAAGCCTTTCTACCGGAGTCCTGGTCGGTCGCCGGCATCACCTATACCGCGACCGGTGTTTTTATGGCCGTCGCCATCGGCCTGGCCGCGGGGGTGTTGATCGGGCTCGTGACCGAATATTACACCGCAACGACGACGAGCCCCGTTCGGGGGATCGCGCGCCAGAGCCTTACCGGGGCGGCCACCAACATCATCGCGGGCCTCGGCGTAGGGATGTACTCGACAGGTATTCCGGCCCTACTGCTGGCGGCGGCCATCATTGGGGCCGACTACTTCGCCGGCCTGTACGGCATTGCGATCGCGGCGCTGGGCATGCTCTCGGTTACCGGTATCCAGTTGGCGGTTGATGCGTACGGACCAATCTCCGACAATGCCGGCGGCATCGCGGAAATGGCGCACCTCCCACATGAAGTGCGCGAACGGACCGATAAGCTGGATGCGGTGGGCAATACGACGGCGGCCATCGGGAAAGGCTTTGCTATCGGGTCGGCCGCCCTCACGGCGCTGGCGCTGTTTGCGGCGTTTATGCAGCAGGCCGGCATCAGCACCATCGACGTTTCTCGCCCGGTCATCCTCGCCGGATTACTCATCGGGGCCATGCTGCCCTATGTGTTTAGTGCGATGGCCATGGGCGCCGTGGGCCGCGCCGCCGGCGACATGATCAACGAAGTCGGCCGCCAGTTCAGGGAGATTGCCGGCCTGCGGGAAGGGACGGCCAAGGCCGACTACGCGCGGTGCGTCGACATCTCCACCAAAGCCGCCATCCGCGAAATGATTGCCCCGGGCATCCTCGCCGTGGCGGTGCCGGTGATCGTGGGCTTTATCGACAAAAACATGCTGGGGGGTCTGCTTGCCGGCGTGACCGTGTCGGGTGTGCTGCTCGCCATCTTCCAATCGAACGCCGGCGGCGCGTGGGACAATGCTAAAAAGCTGATCGAAAGTAAGGTTACGTTCGACGGCGTCACCTACGGCAAGGGCAGCGACGTGCACAAAGCGGCTGTGACGGGCGATACGGTGGGCGATCCGTTGAAAGATACCAGCGGCCCGAGCCTGAATATTTTGATCAAGCTCATCGCTGTCGTATCTCTGGTGATCGCGCCCCTGCTCTGA
- the sucB gene encoding 2-oxoglutarate dehydrogenase, E2 component, dihydrolipoamide succinyltransferase encodes MAKVDVKMPKMGESITEGTVIVWHKKPGDRIALDEPLLEIGTDKVDTEVPASAAGVLHTILVEEGATVEVGSVLAIIETEVDAAGASSSAPQAPAQAQAPAPEKAVAAPQAPAPGKAPAIPRAPAQEKAAAPAPVQAASVRGGKVPVIMPKMGESITEGTIIAWRKKPGDVIELDEPLLEIGTDKVDTEVPAAAAGVLDRILVAEGETVAVGTLLAIILTGAGAPAEAPAPSAGSPNAAPPKASSPGASASDNGAQPSATPSSPASPIEEATESRFLSPLVRSIAEKEGLSAGELAGISGSGREGRITKQDILAHLATRGEAPAVAPTPSPASAPARVVAPVRKEADFGGRVEIVEMDRMRQIIAEHMVRSKATSAHVTSFAEADVTNLVRLRDINKEAFQTREGVKLTFTPFMVKAAVEALREHPILNASVDGTRILIKKDYHIGIAVAIDASRLVVPVIRDAGQKNLAGLAHAANDLATRARSKRLQPDDLQGGTFTVTNIGSVGSVMGTPIINQPQVAILATGAIKKRPVVIEDPTLGDVIAIRHMMYISLSYDHRVIDGAMAASFLRRYVGLLEGFLPTMPL; translated from the coding sequence ATGGCGAAGGTAGACGTGAAAATGCCCAAGATGGGCGAAAGCATCACTGAAGGAACAGTCATCGTCTGGCACAAGAAGCCCGGTGACCGGATTGCACTGGACGAGCCTCTGCTCGAAATCGGCACCGATAAGGTAGACACCGAGGTGCCGGCATCGGCCGCGGGTGTCCTGCATACGATTCTGGTGGAGGAAGGCGCAACCGTGGAAGTGGGCTCGGTGTTAGCGATCATTGAAACGGAGGTAGACGCTGCCGGGGCCTCGTCGTCCGCGCCCCAGGCTCCGGCTCAGGCTCAGGCTCCGGCTCCGGAAAAAGCAGTTGCCGCGCCCCAGGCTCCGGCTCCGGGAAAAGCCCCCGCCATACCCCGGGCCCCTGCACAGGAAAAGGCCGCCGCTCCCGCACCGGTACAGGCTGCCAGCGTGAGGGGCGGGAAGGTGCCCGTCATCATGCCGAAGATGGGTGAGAGTATCACCGAGGGCACCATCATCGCCTGGCGAAAGAAGCCAGGGGATGTGATCGAACTCGACGAACCGTTGCTCGAGATTGGCACCGATAAGGTAGATACCGAGGTGCCTGCCGCTGCGGCCGGCGTGCTGGATCGGATCCTGGTGGCCGAAGGCGAAACGGTCGCCGTCGGCACCTTGCTTGCAATCATCCTGACGGGCGCCGGGGCGCCCGCGGAAGCGCCGGCTCCGAGCGCCGGATCGCCCAATGCGGCGCCGCCTAAAGCATCTTCCCCGGGCGCGTCTGCGTCGGACAATGGCGCTCAGCCCTCAGCGACACCATCCAGCCCCGCGTCCCCCATCGAGGAAGCGACCGAGAGCCGGTTCTTGTCTCCGCTCGTCCGCTCTATCGCTGAAAAGGAGGGACTGTCGGCTGGCGAACTGGCCGGTATTTCCGGGAGCGGGCGCGAGGGACGGATCACGAAACAGGACATCCTAGCGCACCTCGCTACGCGCGGGGAGGCGCCTGCGGTTGCGCCCACGCCTTCCCCGGCTTCCGCGCCGGCCCGGGTGGTCGCGCCGGTACGCAAGGAGGCCGATTTCGGCGGGCGCGTCGAGATTGTCGAGATGGATCGGATGCGGCAAATCATCGCCGAGCACATGGTTCGCTCCAAGGCGACCTCCGCCCACGTCACCTCCTTTGCCGAGGCGGACGTGACAAACCTCGTCCGCCTCCGGGATATCAACAAGGAGGCATTCCAGACGCGGGAGGGGGTAAAGCTCACGTTCACCCCGTTTATGGTCAAGGCCGCCGTTGAGGCTCTGCGCGAACATCCCATCCTGAACGCCTCGGTGGATGGCACCCGGATCCTCATAAAAAAAGACTATCACATCGGCATCGCCGTTGCCATCGATGCGTCGCGGCTGGTCGTTCCCGTCATTCGCGACGCCGGCCAGAAGAACCTCGCCGGCCTGGCGCACGCCGCGAACGACCTCGCGACCCGCGCCCGCTCCAAGCGCCTGCAGCCGGACGATCTGCAGGGCGGCACGTTCACTGTCACCAACATCGGCTCGGTGGGCAGCGTCATGGGGACGCCCATCATCAACCAGCCCCAGGTGGCCATCCTCGCGACAGGCGCCATCAAGAAACGCCCCGTCGTCATCGAAGACCCCACCCTGGGCGACGTGATCGCCATCCGCCACATGATGTACATCTCGCTGTCCTACGACCACCGCGTGATCGATGGCGCCATGGCGGCCTCGTTCCTGCGCCGATATGTCGGGCTGCTGGAGGGCTTCTTGCCCACGATGCCGCTCTGA